The Kazachstania africana CBS 2517 chromosome 8, complete genome genome contains a region encoding:
- the ERG10 gene encoding acetyl-CoA C-acetyltransferase (similar to Saccharomyces cerevisiae ERG10 (YPL028W); ancestral locus Anc_8.479), translating to MSENVYIVAATRTPLGAFQGSISSKTAVELGSIAVKGAMERVPQLKAESDYDEIIFGNVLSANLGQAPARQVALGAGLPDTIVACTVNKVCASAMKAIILGAQSIKCGNSDVVVAGGCESMSNTPYYMPAARSGARFGETKLIDGIQRDGLNDAYDGMAMGVHAEKCAKDWNITRTEQDDFAISSYQKAQKAQAEGKFDSEIVPVTIKGFRGKADTVVTQDEEPAKLHVEKLRSARTVFQKENGTVTAPNASPINDGSAAVILVSERKLKELNITPLAVIRGWGEAAHAPADFTWAPSLAVPKALKHANIDDINSIDFFEFNEAFSVVGVANPKILKLDQSKVNVYGGAVALGHPLGCSGARVVVTLLSVLRQEAGKLGVAAICNGGGGASSIVIEKL from the coding sequence ATGTCTGAAAACGTATATATTGTTGCTGCCACTAGAACACCATTGGGTGCATTCCAGGGTTCAATTTCCTCAAAAACTGCTGTTGAACTGGGTTCGATAGCTGTCAAAGGCGCTATGGAAAGAGTGCCACAATTGAAGGCAGAATCAGattatgatgaaattatctTCGGGAATGTTCTTTCTGCTAATCTTGGTCAAGCCCCAGCAAGACAGGTAGCTCTTGGTGCAGGTTTACCTGACACCATTGTAGCCTGTACCGTGAATAAGGTGTGCGCTTCAGCTATGAAGGCAATCATACTTGGTGCTCAATCAATTAAATGTGGAAATTCAGATGTAGTCGTTGCAGGTGGTTGCGAATCAATGAGTAATACACCATACTACATGCCAGCTGCTCGTTCAGGTGCAAGATTTGGTGAAACGAAGTTAATTGATGGTATCCAAAGAGATGGTTTAAATGACGCATATGATGGTATGGCTATGGGTGTGCATGCTGAAAAATGTGCCAAGGACTGGAATATCACCCGTACAGAACAAGATGACTTTGCTATAAGCTCATATCAAAAAGCCCAAAAGGCTCAAGCTGAAGGAAAATTTGATAGTGAGATAGTTCCTGTAACTATTAAAGGCTTCCGTGGTAAGGCTGACACAGTGGTTACACAAGATGAAGAACCGGCTAAATTACacgttgaaaaattgagaagTGCCAGAActgtttttcaaaaggaaaatggtACAGTAACGGCACCAAATGCTTCTCCAATTAATGATGGTTCTGCTGCTGTAATTCTTGTTTCTGAGAGAAAACTCAAGGAATTGAACATAACCCCATTGGCTGTTATTAGAGGATGGGGTGAAGCTGCTCATGCCCCAGCTGATTTCACTTGGGCTCCTTCCTTAGCGGTTCCAAAGGCGTTAAAACATGCTAACATCGATGACATAAATTCtattgatttctttgaattcaatgagGCTTTCTCTGTCGTTGGTGTTGCgaatccaaaaattttgaaattggatCAATCTAAAGTCAATGTTTACGGTGGTGCCGTGGCCCTTGGCCATCCATTAGGTTGCTCTGGTGCAAGAGTCGTAGTCACTTTATTATCTGTATTGAGACAAGAAGCTGGTAAATTGGGTGTTGCTGCTATCTGTAATGGTGGCGGTGGTGCCTCTTCTATTGTCATCGAAAAGTTATAA
- the SKS1 gene encoding putative serine/threonine protein kinase SKS1 (similar to Saccharomyces cerevisiae VHS1 (YDR247W) and SKS1 (YPL026C); ancestral locus Anc_8.477) — protein sequence MLTNCQINNFKIFSTVGSGAYGLVLHVVDIITHQEYAIKAILKSSSQPYPVDSLQNEIKKLFDFYQGRIILPSIDLDSILQLSEEQILKVPHYKEIVMQLRVHDHENIVTIHQVLESNAVTFIVMDYHQTDLFTSIVEQQHFTRNGNLIKKVFLQLCSALQYCHENNVYHGDIKPENLLLDSNDNLYLCDFGLATSSKNLVPNVCIGSSYYMSPERILSNNDTSIFPNDKSDIWSLGVILINLTCIRNPWLKAHRVEDKTFHYFIEDPAVLKRILPISDALFNLLCQILKLNPYNRIDINQLKSEVSELTSFVNEGPLSNVPKESKNSICSSYSEDQYLHPNAIAYDCHSIQQDLRGKLFNITTDSSFDSSAPTAVASPELAPHINPTPAMINVAHDWY from the coding sequence atgttaACAAATTGTCAAATAAATAACTTTAAAATCTTTTCCACCGTGGGATCTGGTGCATACGGTTTGGTGTTGCATGTAGTAGATATAATAACTCATCAAGAGTACGCAATTAAGGCTATTCTCAAATCCAGTTCGCAACCATATCCTGTCGATTCGCTACAGAACGAAATAAAGAAACTGTTCGACTTTTATCAAGGACGTATAATCCTACCATCAATAGATTTAGATTCCATTCTACAGCTTTCAGAAGAACAAATCTTGAAAGTCCCACActataaagaaattgtcaTGCAATTGCGTGTACACGACCATGAAAATATCGTAACAATTCATCAAGTTTTGGAATCTAACGCTGTGACTTTCATCGTTATGGATTACCACCAAACAGATTTATTCACTTCCATTGTAGAACAACAACATTTCACACGCAATGGGaatttaattaaaaaagtctttcttcaactttgTTCTGCATTACAATATTgtcatgaaaataatgtttACCATGGTGATATTAAACCGGAAAATCTCCTCTTAGATTCAAATGACAATCTATACCTTTGTGATTTTGGCTTGGCAACAAgttccaaaaatttggttCCAAATGTTTGCATCGGCAGCTCATACTATATGTCCCCAGAGAGAATACTCTCAAATAACGATACCTCCATCTTCCCTAATGATAAAAGTGATATTTGGTCATTGGGTGTCATACTCATTAATTTAACATGCATCAGAAACCCATGGTTGAAAGCTCACCGCGTCGAGGATAAAACCTTTCATTATTTCATAGAAGATCCTGCagtattgaaaaggatCTTACCCATATCTGACGCTCTATTTAATTTGCTTTGTCAAATTCTCAAGTTAAATCCCTATAACAGAATTGATATAAATCAACTTAAAAGTGAAGTATCAGAGCTGACATCCTTCGTCAATGAAGGTCCGTTGAGTAATGTACCAAAGGAGTCTAAAAACTCTATATGTTCCAGTTACTCTGAAGATCAATATTTACATCCTAATGCAATCGCTTATGATTGTCATAGTATCCAACAAGATTTGAGGGGtaaacttttcaatattaccACAGATTCAAGCTTTGATTCCAGTGCTCCAACTGCTGTGGCAAGCCCCGAATTAGCCCCTCATATTAACCCTACACCTGCAATGATAAACGTTGCTCATGATTGGTACTAA
- the RMI1 gene encoding Rmi1p (similar to Saccharomyces cerevisiae RMI1 (YPL024W); ancestral locus Anc_8.475) — protein sequence MSLSGIISQDITQQIDLPTTTTSAREASVFKAYQNDPWLHGTAQNVIDQKMLEVDRDLLFQILMIENVSKSKQTQYDDLKAKIDPKNQKVDRLKDSNVKGPKRYQMVTQVNMEDDNLSQRNNNVLNDKSVFKLAIQSKAGDIFFAVNTTPLPWSSCMLGSKITIKPGTIFNRGMFILKESNVTFLGGINRTWNENKDYKMCDYFEAKLDQYKSTINNNTRKRRAPAT from the coding sequence ATGTCTCTTTCCGGCATTATATCTCAGGATATAACGCAACAAATAGATCTCCCGACTACAACTACATCTGCAAGAGAGGCGTCGGTGTTTAAAGCATATCAAAACGATCCATGGCTGCATGGAACTGCGCAAAATGTGATAGATCAGAAGATGCTAGAAGTAGATCGTGATTTACTTTTCCAAATTCTTATGATAGAAAATGTTAGTAAATCAAAGCAGACTCAATATGACGATTTGAAAGCTAAGATTGACCCtaaaaatcaaaaagttGATCGATTGAAAGATTCTAATGTTAAAGGTCCGAAACGTTACCAAATGGTAACTCAAGTTAATATGGAAGATGATAATCTTTCtcaaagaaataataatgtaTTAAATGACAAAtcagttttcaaattggcGATACAAAGTAAAGCTGGTGATATCTTCTTTGCTGTCAATACCACTCCATTACCATGGAGTTCATGCATGCTAGGTTCtaaaataacaataaaacCGGGGACGATCTTTAACAGAGGCATGTTTATATTAAAGGAATCAAACGTCACCTTCTTAGGTGGTATTAATAGAACTTGGAACGAAAATAAAGACTATAAAATGTGCGATTATTTTGAAGCTAAACTTGATCAATACAAATCCACTATAAATAATAACACAAGGAAAAGGAGAGCCCCTGCAACttga
- the MET12 gene encoding methylenetetrahydrofolate reductase (NAD(P)H) MET12 (similar to Saccharomyces cerevisiae MET12 (YPL023C); ancestral locus Anc_8.474), protein MSLLDAYRLRTEPSISLEFFPPKTESGKTNLLERIERMSVLEPTFITVTWGAGGTTADKTLELAGLVSQHLAIPVCMHLTCTNMDPEIIDGALERCRSLGIKNILALRGDPPIDLDDETGIHFSYASDLVQYIKNKYRSEFSVGVAAYPEGHPSENDEVQDVTKDLVHLKQKIDAGADFVITQLFYDVEKFLTFEKLFRERVSETVPIFPGLMPINSFVLFNRSAKNSHASIPTKIIDKFPVEIQNDDNAVKSIGVDILMEIIQEIFERTDKRVRCFHFYTLNLEKAIAQIVSQSSILSYIIDESEDEYDNALIDGNGSNLDSSEFLVKNLSINGDDDSDDVRKRRRRSSVVSAELIHNRVIVDKSENQRENMENVSGGLPSKKFVVSISKGSGILGRDATWDEFPNGRFGDSRSPAYGEIDGYGPTIKVSNKRAYELWGTPKNIKDLKNIFIKYLEGSIEALPWCDLGLSAETALIQEELIQLNQRGYLTLASQPATNASSSTDKIFGWGPANGLVYQKAFVEMFVHRQKWESMLKPKLDHYGLRKVSYYAGDSDGLFDTNLDGHSSNVVTWGVFPNSQIIQTTIIEEESFKAWRDEAFSIWYEWSKLFPRNTPTNTFLKQIYSDYCIVSIVHHDFIEIDELWEILLD, encoded by the coding sequence ATGTCGTTATTAGATGCTTATAGATTGAGGACAGAACCTTCAATATCTTTGGAGTTCTTCCCCCCCAAGACGGAATCAGGTAAGACCAATTTATTGGAACGTATAGAAAGAATGTCAGTGTTAGAACCCACCTTCATAACTGTAACGTGGGGGGCAGGAGGTACCACTGCAGATAAGACGTTGGAGCTAGCTGGTCTTGTATCGCAGCATCTTGCTATCCCGGTTTGTATGCATTTGACCTGTACAAATATGGATCCTGAGATTATTGATGGTGCTCTGGAGCGTTGCAGGTCACTAGGTATCAAGAACATATTAGCTTTGAGGGGTGACCCTCCAATTGATCTGGATGATGAAACAGGGATACATTTTAGCTATGCTAGTGATTTAGTGCAATATATCAAGAATAAGTATAGGAGTGAATTCAGTGTCGGTGTGGCTGCGTATCCTGAGGGCCATCCaagtgaaaatgatgaagtaCAAGACGTTACCAAAGATTTAGttcatttgaaacaaaagataGATGCAGGGGCAGATTTTGTGATAACGCAACTCTTTTACGATGTTGAAAAGTTCTTgacttttgaaaaattattcagaGAAAGGGTGTCTGAAACTGTCCCCATATTTCCTGGGCTAATGCCAATCAACtcatttgttctttttAATAGGTCTGCAAAGAACTCACACGCATCGATACCGACCAAGATAATAGACAAATTCCCAGTAGAGattcaaaatgatgataatgcTGTGAAATCTATTGgtgttgatattttgatggAGATAatacaagaaatttttgaaagaactGATAAAAGAGTAAGATGTTTCCATTTTTATACCTTGAATTTGGAAAAAGCCATAGCTCAGATTGTCTCGCAGTCGTCTATTTTGTCatatattattgatgaGAGTGAAGATGAGTATGATAATGCCCTGATAGATGGTAATGGTTCCAACTTAGATAGTAGTGAATTTTTGGTGAAAAACCTTTCCATAAATGGAGATGATGATTCTGACGATGTCCGTAAGAGGAGAAGACGTTCAAGTGTCGTATCTGCAGAACTTATACATAATAGGGTGATAGTTGATAAAAGCGaaaatcaaagagaaaatatggaaaatgtCTCTGGAGGTCTACCgtccaaaaaatttgttgtCTCGATTTCCAAAGGTTCTGGTATCTTGGGTCGTGATGCTACGTGGGACGAGTTTCCAAATGGTAGATTTGGTGATTCAAGATCGCCAGCATATGGTGAAATTGATGGTTATGGACCAACAATCAAAGTGAGTAATAAGAGAGCTTATGAATTATGGGGTACGCcgaaaaatataaaagatctgaaaaatatttttattaaatatttggaaGGGTCCATTGAAGCACTTCCGTGGTGTGACCTTGGGCTTTCTGCGGAAACTGCATTaattcaagaagaattaaTACAATTAAATCAAAGAGGCTATTTAACTTTGGCTTCGCAGCCCGCTACTAATGCATCCTCGAGTActgacaaaatttttgggtGGGGTCCAGCAAACGGGTTGGTCTATCAAAAGGCGTTTGTAGAGATGTTTGTTCATAGACAAAAATGGGAATCGATGTTAAAGCCTAAGTTGGATCATTATGGGTTACGGAAAGTCAGCTATTATGCAGGTGATTCAGATGGTTTATTTGACACAAATTTGGATGGGCACAGTTCAAACGTTGTTACCTGGGGTGTTTTCCCAAATagtcaaataattcaaacAACAATTatcgaagaagaatctTTTAAAGCATGGAGGGATGAAGCATTTTCTATATGGTATGAATGGTCTAAACTATTTCCAAGGAATACCCCTACAAATACGTTTTtaaaacaaatttattcaGATTACTGCATTGTTTCGATTGTACATCAcgatttcattgaaattgatgagtTATGGgaaattttattagattga
- the RAD1 gene encoding ssDNA endodeoxyribonuclease RAD1 (similar to Saccharomyces cerevisiae RAD1 (YPL022W); ancestral locus Anc_8.473), with protein MSELRLFVPEDDSDDENLQQELSRQEEAIIGSSIKETSTLEAIKGENEDAMQSVDEIREEDEDESPLYPLIPIDEDEGSDLKPKIKDIRPVDIFVSLPLPFQQKVVESCLVSDDPLVIMGKGLGMANVVANLTHVLATPTIIDGQIKRSLVIILNATANDNRQIGEELRELSWLSSNNVDDATGFREQNEDAEDRPFNVVTAESSSVEKRRKLYLSGGTVSVTSRILIVDLLSGILHPNKITGMIVLNVESLRSYSNESFILEIYRSQNKWGFIKGFSESPEPFTMEFSPLMRRMRELRFKNILLWPRFRVEVSNTLNPVAQQSNKVIEVKVSLTDSMAQIQFGLMECLKKCIGELNRKNPGLSLEWWDINNVLDKYFLKSIDSVMMPNWHRISFESKQLVKDIRFLKRLLKLLIKADAVDFYEEIQLSLDANKPSITHKYTESPWLMAEESQLVISHARKRIYYKDEYILEEAPKWEQLVRILDDISHQRLTKGFSGPTCIVCSEKSTAAQLTKIVHSADKKDGFRKNMLKKLKLYKDRREASKQLVKQVKEKDSDSLQRELNVSTTFAKEQPITKRRRTRGAAAVAAVERLRSSGGGEDIESVIDSYNPEQELGRTRNDGYEEDGDSFEEPDDELLITDIIDSQDTELYLEQKYIVEPEEQEYYKTTPSFTSGLTEDIWNERIDNFSYVERNEQVIIETFGNIIDDSFLQETMPSYIIMFEPDLSFIRKVELYRAIQKENPPKIFFMYYGESVEEQGHLLAIKREKDAFTKLIKENAQLASHFEAEEDLSHFKNLAERKMKLNKLRRTNTRNAGGQKGYQHFTQDVVIVDSREFNATLPGLLFRYGVRVIPCMLSVGDYIISPDICIERKSIADLIGSLQNNRLAVQCKKMVQYYKYATLLIEFDENQSFSLEPFSERRNYRKQDISTTHPISSKLSQDEIQRKLSRLVMKFPTLKIIWSSSPLQSVNIILELKLGRDQPDPNLAVSYGTHLRKNFKQKPDNKKKTSNDEAFSTIMNIPGISKIDYFNIRKKIKSYSVLTKMNVMELNDVLGDYETSVKVHDFLRKDEEEEEHDDSD; from the coding sequence ATGTCTGAATTGCGTTTGTTTGTTCCGGAAGATGATTCAGACGATGAGAACTTGCAACAAGAACTATCTAGACAGGAGGAAGCTATTATTGGAAGCAGCATCAAAGAGACATCTACACTTGAGGCGATTAAAGGTGAAAATGAGGATGCGATGCAATCTGTCGATGAGATACGAGAGGAAGATGAGGACGAGTCTCCATTGTATCCCTTAATACCtattgatgaagacgaaGGTTCTGATTTAAAGccaaaaatcaaagatataCGACCTGTGGACATATTCGTGAGTTTGCCCTTACCATTTCAACAGAAAGTGGTTGAAAGTTGTCTGGTCTCGGATGACCCATTGGTTATTATGGGGAAAGGCCTAGGTATGGCTAATGTTGTTGCAAATTTGACACATGTCTTGGCAACCCCCACAATAATTGACGGCCAGATAAAGAGGTCGTTGGTCATAATACTTAATGCCACTGCGAATGACAACCGTCAAATTGGTGAAGAGTTGAGGGAATTGTCTTGGCTGAGTAGCAATAACGTCGATGATGCTACTGGCTTTCGCGaacaaaatgaagatgCAGAAGATAGACCTTTCAATGTTGTTACAGCAGAATCTTCAAGtgttgaaaagagaagaaaattgtACTTATCGGGTGGAACTGTCAGTGTTACATCTAGAATTCTCATTGTCGATCTCTTGTCGGGTATTCTACATCCTAACAAAATTACTGGTATGATAGTCTTGAATGTGGAATCACTTAGAAGTTACTCCAACGAATCTTTCATATTGGAAATATATAGGTCTCAAAACAAATGGGGGTTTATCAAGGGATTCTCTGAATCACCAGAGCCATTCACAATGGAGTTTTCGCCACTAATGAGGAGAATGAGAGAACTtagattcaaaaatattctaCTGTGGCCTCGATTCCGTGTAGAAGTCTCAAATACTCTAAATCCTGTTGCTCAGCAATCTAACAAAGTTATAGAAGTAAAAGTCTCTTTAACTGATTCAATGgctcaaattcaatttggGCTTATGGAGTGTCTAAAAAAATGCATTGGAGAATTGAATCGTAAGAATCCTGGACTGTCTTTGGAATGGTGGGACATTAACAATGTTCTAGACAAATACTTCCTGAAATCCATCGATTCTGTAATGATGCCAAATTGGCATAGAATATCCTTTGAATCAAAACAACTGGTGAAAGACATcagatttttgaaaagactTTTAAAACTTCTGATTAAGGCAGATGCTGTTGACTTTTATGAGGAAATTCAACTAAGCTTGGATGCGAATAAACCTTCCATTACACACAAATACACTGAATCTCCCTGGCTCATGGCAGAGGAGTCACAGCTCGTTATTTCTCATGCaaggaaaagaatatattacAAAGATGAATATATCCTGGAAGAAGCTCCAAAATGGGAGCAACTCGTGAGAATTTTAGATGATATTTCGCATCAAAGGTTAACAAAAGGATTTTCAGGTCCAACTTGCATTGTTTGCTCAGAAAAATCTACAGCTGCCCAATTGACAAAAATAGTGCATTCTGCTGATAAAAAGGATGGCTTTAGAAAGAATATGttgaaaaaactgaaaCTCTATAAAGATAGAAGAGAAGCAAGTAAACAATTGGTAAAACAGgtaaaagagaaagattcAGATTCTTTACAACGGGAACTAAACGTTAGTACTACATTTGCAAAGGAACAACCGATTACAAAGAGAAGGAGAACTAGAGGAGCTGCAGCTGTTGCAGCTGTCGAGAGACTAAGGAGTTCAGGAGGCGGTGAAGACATCGAGTCAGTAATTGATTCCTATAATCCGGAGCAAGAACTCGGTAGGACACGGAACGATGGATATGAGGAAGATGGTGACTCCTTTGAAGAGCCAGATGACGAACTTTTGATTACTGACATTATTGATTCACAGGACACCGAACTGTATCTAGAGCAGAAATATATTGTTGAACCTGAAGAACAGGAATATTACAAAACAACACCATCATTTACTTCTGGCCTAACAGAAGATATATGGAATGAGAGAATTGACAATTTTAGTTATGTCGAAAGAAATGAGCAGGTTATTATCGAGACTTTTggaaatattattgatgattcttttcttcaggAAACCATGCCCTCATATATTATAATGTTCGAACCAGATTTATCCTTTATAAGAAAAGTGGAACTTTACAGGGCGATACAAAAAGAGAATCCACCtaagatttttttcatgtaCTATGGAGAAAGTGTAGAGGAACAGGGTCACCTTCTTGCCATTAAAAGGGAAAAGGATGCCTTTACAAAActaataaaagaaaatgctCAATTAGCTAGCCATTTTGAAGCAGAAGAGGACTTATCTCACTTCAAGAATTTAgcagaaagaaaaatgaagttgaaCAAGCTTCGTCGAACAAATACAAGGAATGCAGGTGGGCAAAAGGGTTATCAGCATTTTACTCAGGATGTGGTAATTGTGGATTCACGTGAATTCAACGCAACATTACCAGGACTTCTATTCAGGTACGGTGTAAGGGTAATACCATGCATGCTATCTGTTGGTGACTATATTATAAGCCCAGATATCTGTATAGAAAGAAAGTCCATAGCCGATTTGATTGGTTCTCTGCAAAATAATAGATTGGCAGTACAATGCaaaaaaatggtacaaTACTATAAGTACGCAACGCTATTAATTGAATTCGACGAAAATCAATCTTTCTCATTGGAGCCATTCAGTGAAAGGCGCAATTATAGAAAACAAGATATCTCGACAACACACCCGATATCGAGCAAACTTTCTCAGGATGAAATTCAACGAAAGTTATCGAGACTAGTCATGAAATTTCCAACTCTAAAAATTATATGGTCCTCTTCACCATTACAGAGtgttaatatcattttaGAGCTAAAGTTGGGCAGAGATCAGCCAGATCCAAATTTAGCGGTTTCATACGGTACCCATTTGAGAAAGAATTTCAAACAAAAGCCTGAcaataagaagaaaacaagTAATGACGAAGCATTTTCAACTATAATGAATATCCCAGGAATTTCTAAAATagattatttcaatattcgaaaaaaaattaaatcatATTCTGTCCTAACCAAAATGAATGTCATGGAGTTGAATGATGTCTTGGGAGATTACGAAACCTCTGTTAAAGTTCATGATTTTTTGcgaaaagatgaagaagaagaggaacaTGACGATAGCGACTAG